The nucleotide window gaccattttgggttcactTTGAGTGTAACCCTGGCTGGAttcttgtgctgcccaagatGTATCCATTGAGGATTTATAGTAAacacctactttattctttagctctgtctagtctctgttctaggtcagctTCACAAGGCATCAACAACTaaaactttttgctttttcaaaagcATAGAATTAATGATCAGAATACTGCAGGATTTCTACAAAGCAGAATCAATGTAGGACAGTTTTGTAAGTCCTGTAGCACTGTGCTTGATAGCACAGCTCAGTTTATGGTTTCTAGTCACCTGGACCCTCTGCAAATCATGTAAAATCCTAATACTTGGGTTGCTGTATTGATAGAACAATCACAATCTaggttttaaaatacataaaagcaTCTGGGTCATCCAGTCCTCAAAGGAAGCAAAGGGCAGTGGAGATCTTCCTAGCCACCAAGGGGTCCTATGGGTTTCACTGTCCAGCCACAGTTGTGGTCTGCATTCCCAGTTAGGAATTGTAACTGGTTCATCTTGTAGGCAGTGCCATTGaacctgcctgctctgggatgAGGTCAACAGCACCTGGTTGGCAGGGTACCTGGGACCTTCGAGGCCAGTAAGAAGGACACTGGTCAGTCTGGTATCCAGAAACCTTGAGGGTGAtagggagggaaagaaaaaaatctgtttgctttGTCTACTTGGTGCACAGGACTTTTAGGGCCTGGTAATGATGGGAAAAAGGCCTAACACACAATGAGCTCAGCCACAGAGGTTGCCTGCCTTTAGTTATGCTAACCCTGTTGTCAGAGGTTGGGAGCAGAGAGTGCTGGTCACAGTCTCAGCCTAAATAGTAGAGTTACTGTCTTTcatcctgcagtgctggtgacATTTAGGCATTTAATTTTTGCTGCTGACTTAGAAGCAGATTGTGTTACTCACCTGTTTGTACTGTTAGTGTATGTGacataaaagaaatattgtCTGCAAACTTGTTTGTAGTAATCTGGCACTACTGGGATGGACAGAGCTTCTCCttgctgaaaatacagaagtagCAAGCAGAGAACCTTAGGGAAAACTAATGTTGATGtattcttgtcttttctttagATATTTCTTACAGTATCTGCTACTTTGAATACCAGTATGTTCACGGAAGACCAAAGGGAGAAAATTACCATTATGTGTCCTAACTtaaagagagaaggaaaccCTGGCATGGATGGCTTTGAGAAATTGACAGGAGATTTTACAGATATTGAAAAAGCTTATCACTACTTTGAAGATATCCTTGCAGGCAAAGACCCAAACCatgatttttcacattctgaATGTAAGAATGGTTTGAAAGATGAAAATGGCCTGAATACTGAAGAAATGGTTGAGATTACAGTTGTGACAGCTCTCtatgaatattttattcataCCCGCAAAGAGGAGATCAAAGAACTACACAAAAAGTTTGGAGCGCATATAAGAATTAAAGGTCATGACGAGGATAACACATTCATATACCTATCTTCTGATAAAAGTCCTGCATTGTTACAAGCAGCTAATGATTCTTTTATCAGAACTTTCCAGGAAGCTACAAAAGATCTGACAGAGGAAAAAGTTCCCATAACAAAGAGTGACACGTTAAAAGAGACAATagtaaaattaaatgaaaggtTTAGAAATCTTCTTGCTAAAGAGGAAGGGAATCAGTTGCTACTCCGTGGTCCAGGGAGTGAGATTTTAGCTGCCCAAAAATTTCTAGTAGGGGAAGGTGAGAACAGCCAAGCtgaaaagaatatgaaaatatcATCTGAATGGTACAAATACAGGTGTGGAATTGAAGTTAATGCTTCTGAGTTTAAATTGTTGGAAACCATACTAAGCAAAGAAATTGAAAACATAAATGGCAAATTTGATACACTGGTAAAAATAATAGAGAAGTCATATGGCCAGAAGGTCATAATATTTAGGCCTAAATCCAAAAATTCTGATATGTCATCACATGCTACTGAAAGTTTCATCAGTGCATTTCACAGTGCCTCTGCAATGTTAAGAGAAAAAGTCATCAGTGTGAAGCTTTCAGAagatcagaaaaaaactttaaatgTGCTACTTAATGCTAAGAAATTTGAAGATCTTAATGTAAAACTTAAGAAGAATGAAGATAAGGTAATCATAAGGGGTTTACCAGACCATCTTTATGTTGCTGAAAAGTACATGAAGTCCCTTCTTAACATTGAAGGGACACTAATTAGAAATAGGGCACCACTGTCCTCTGACCTCAGCTCTCAAGAACCTACAGGATCATCTAAGAAGTCCAGTGTTAAGCAAAAGAATAACCTTTCTTCTGAAGGACAGACTCAGgcaaagacagaagaaaaagaagatgatgAATGTCCAATTTGCAAGGACAcaattgaaaataaagaaatactaGAAAAGTGCAAACATGCATTTTGCAAAATTTGCATTGACAGAGCCATGGCTTTTAAACAAGCTTGTCCAGTTTGTAATACCGTCTGTGGAGTCCTGACAGGAAACCAACCAGAGGGAACAATGTCAACTAGAACAATCAATTTGTCTCTTCCTGGTTATCCCAACTGTGGCACTATTGAAATTGTCTATAATATGAATGGTGGTATTCAAACTGTAAGTATACGTAAATATTtcttaaagatatttttcccaCCACGAAACCGATATtgaatacaaaattaattattttcctgttactTTAATGCATGTTCAAGGAagacatttctttattttgtacAAATCTGCAAGTGTTTAATTCAATATTTTTGGGCATGATTAAGTAAATACAATAGGAATGAAATTGTCAGATGATCAGCCTCCATTTTATATGCACCAGGACAGAGGTCTTTAATTTGTACAGTGGGAATAACTGAACTGAAATCTATGCAGTGATATAAGCAAAGTTTTGCAAGTATAATGAGCATTTCTGGGCTGTTCTGTTTGCTGTGGACACCAATGGACAAAAATAAATAGTGGGCTGGCTTGGTGAGAGCTTTCCAGGTGAGAAATCTCCTTATGTTATATGCTTGGATTCATGACTAGGACTGAGAATGGAGTAAATTAAAAAGTCACAGGTGCAGCACCATGCgtttgggagagaaaagagggaaaaacaaatttaaaaataacaatggGTGCATGAGCGATGACAAGAAAGTGTGAATGAAATCTGTATGAAAGAAagtatttaaagagaaaaacctcTGAATCTGTTATCTGTAATGCTATGCCCTTCTGAATGATTTATGATATACAATGtgtttctattttgttttctacaaaACAGAGCAGCCATCCAAACCCAGGGCAGCCTTATGGGCCAGCTCACCGAGTAGCGTATTTACCTAACAATGAGGAAGGGCGAGAaattctgcagctcctcaaaAGGGCCTTTCACCAAAAACTGATTTTCACAGTGGGGCAGTCACGTACTACTGGTGCACAAAATGTAATCACATGGAATGATATTCACCACAAAACTGCCATGGAGGGAGGACCTTCCCAGTAAGTAGTCTTGTCTTTATGCAATACTGTTGTTACTCAGATGTGTCAGGAAGACTGCCTTGAATATCTTCCACATTTAGAGCTTTCAGATTTTGTCACTAACATAGCGATTGTGGAATGCCCTATGGATCCAGATGTTAATCACCTTCCCCTATTTGGACACTTGGAACAAGGATGAGCTTAGTGTTCTGCTGTCCCTCAGACTACTCATTCATCACTGAGTTTGTAAGGCACTTAGTTAATAACTGCTTTGATTAGAACCTACAGGACAACAAGCTTTTGATGACACCTAAGGTTGGACTCCTGATCTATGCCTCTCCTGTTACCTGCTGTTCTGCACCAGGAGGTGCTGGTCCATTATGATCCCAGTTAAGATGGCACTCATCATGTTGTAAAACACGATTTGAAATTCTTCTTAACAGAGCTAACAGCAGGAAGTTAGATTGTAGTACAGATATGGTCATGTCCTTTTAGATGCTAGGAGCCAGGAGTTGTACAGCACTTCGTGGGTCAGAGTACAGGACACAGTGCCAGCCCCACCTATAAAAAAGGTTACTCCATTTTGGCTGTTCAAGCTGTCAGTGGATTTTCTGAGTAGATGACCACCCTATTCAGTATTTCTTGAGGACTTGCTGCACTTAAATGAAAGGAGCAGTCACCAGGACAGAGtgtgagctgcctgcagcagagacaAGAGGGACCAGTCCTTTCAAGCTTGTGGCAGCTTCTAAGGGTAGGTGGTATCTTGCAAGCTCTAAAGGTTCGTGTCTAGATCCTCCCAACTGGGCTAGGATcattaaaagagcaaaaagtATCAGTTTTACTTTATCCTTCACTCAGTGCAGATTCTCTCTTTTGCTTATCACTTGCTTCATATGCAGTTCTGGTGTTGCACTACTTCAAGTCCAGAGGTGCTATTGTGTTTCTGATTTGAAGGCTCACTTGTATATGCTTCAGgtctaattttctttttaaaagatatatACCCAAACACCCTATCATTTTGAAGGGAGACCCTAAGCAGCTATGAAAATCAAGTTCTTAGTGTCAGTTTGGACAACAAAATGTAGCAGCTCCTTAAGTTCGTAGCTTTATGCTGTCTGCATCACTTCTGTGACTGGCAGTATGGGTCTGTTTTTTCTCTAGGGCAAGAACTGCATAAAATTTGTGAAGGGATTTCTAAAAAGACTTTGATGAGATGGTTTTGTAGAATTCTCAAGTGCTTCATTGCAGAAATAGCCTAAACaattcttctcttcttctcctaGGTTTGGCTACCCAGATTCTACTTATCTGCAGCGTGTTCGATCAGAAttgaaagcaaaaggaattgAATAAGGAAATCTCTCAATTCTTAAGTGCAATGACTAAACATACAGCAGTTAATGTGTACTATTCAAGATCTGAGGGAAGTTGCTTTGTTCAGCTACAGTACCTAAATCGCTTGTATTTCACAGTTAGCTAAGAAAAGTACTCTTTTCTCATCAATGTTCTTTTCACAATTCGTTTACTCCCTATATATGTAGCCTTTACAAAATTTGGTTCTTGTGAATGTAGTATCAGCACTGTTTGCACTTGGAATATCTTGCTTTACTAGCAAATCTGATTGGCACTTTTCCGCACAACTCTCCAGTCTGATTTCCAAAACCCTTAGATCCACTACTTTTACTAGATGAAACACTTCTCTTAGTTTTGCATTATGATGTCTGTCAGCATGGCTGGCATCATGTAACGTAATCTAAATCTAAAATTTGTATGCAGCTATGACAGTATTAGCTGTGATAAGGTTATGgacttttgcttcttttcatgATTGAAATTGCCTTAGTGATTTGGGTTTTGCATGTGAAATTAGCCATGGATCACGTACAAGTGGGTATATGgatgctcagctctgcagaaatgctgaataCTGAGAGCTGTGTTGGAGCAAACGGGAAGTTGCAGTGTCTGTGTCCATATCTGATAGTGGGCTCCTGGTTCTGTGCCTGCCATTGTGCTTAGACTTAAATATAacttttaaatcagtttttcaaCTATAAAACTGTATTCTTTCAATTGCAGCCAATATTGGTTTAAATTGTATCATAAAGATACTCTGCAGTGCCTAAATAACCTGCTAATTACCTGTATGGTGGTATGTCACACAGACATGATTTTTAGTAAGTTGAACCATTTCTCTAAGGCTACTGAGCGCAactaataaagaaaatacaaaaataccaCATGTGTTTCTTCTGTACaggtttttcctcctttttgcaATACATATAGCTGTATATATTTTTTAGATTTAGGAGCTTCCCTGCCACACCATGTTTTGGGGCAGTTTGGACTCCATGGCACcaccctttttaaaaaatttattactttttttttttttttttttttagtattttaagtTTCCCACATTGGGAATAGGGACTACAACTTTGCCACCTTGACTTTCAGAGTGGGCACCGTTTGGTTTCCATGTGGGTTGGATGTCTTTCCCGCCCTGGTTTTGTGTTACtgtatttgttttaatattttacatgATTCCATGCAGTAAAATAGCAGAGGATGCAGTAAAATACCAGCACTCCAGTAGTTTCTAAGTGACTGAGATTTTCTGCACATGGAAACAAAGCTGTCACTGTGCTtcaaccccagccagcagctatgtacccacacagccactcactcaccccccagccccagcaggcagagaaCTGGAAAAGTAAGCCTTGTGCAttgaaaaaagaacaatttattaatcaaaacaaaatgaagtaTACTATTACTAGTAATTGTAATGAGAATGAGAGAGACAGGAGGATAAAACCCGCAAGAAACAAGTGATGCAGAGTATGGCTGTTCACCAGCTGCTGACCTATGCCCAGCCCCTCACTGAGCAGCAATGCTCCCCCTCAGCTGCCTGCCCCCAGTGTCTGTGCTGAGCATGATGCTCTGTGGTATGGAATGTCCTCTTGGCCactttgggtcacctgtcctggccatgctccttcccagctccctgtgcatcTGCTTGCAGAGCGtgggaaactgaaaagtccttggGGTAAACAGCTCTTAGCAACAACTAAACTGTCAGCATGTTATCAGCATTGTTCTCGTACTAAATGCACAACAAAGCCCCGTACCAGCTACTAAGAAGTAAGCTAAGTCTATCCCAGACCAAGACAGACGGGAGGATCAAATCTCGGCTACTTTTGGTCTCATTTCACTTTCTGTCCCTGTAAGCCAGTTCACTGATGTCAGCTCCCATTTTGTCTGTGCCACAGTTTTCAGGCTGAAATCTGCAACAGAGTCCTGATGGCTGTCATGGAAAGTTCCTGAAGCCTTTATCCTTTAACCTTCTGTACCATCTGTACAGACCTTTATTATCTAATCATAGTTTTACAGGTTAGGATTAAATGTGCTCAGTTTACAATCACAGGAATTTTTTCAGGGCTACAGCAAGGGAGGAGAGAATGTACCTGGGCTAGTTGAGGGGAGGACATAGGGAAATAACAGATAAATCAGTCACCACCAAGAAACAAAGGCATCCCCATGGGTCATTCAGTAGAGTATCCAATGATACCTAGGCTTAGCTGGATGCTTATAACTTTTTATGACATTTATTTATCCATTTCTTAAATTCAGTGTTAAATTCTTAAGTTCAGTGAAATTAGGGGGGAAAACTTCATTTATCTGCTATTTTAGTGCCCCATATTTGGCCACAAGGGTAAAATACACAGCCTGAAATAGCTGAAAACAAACCTTTGCAAGAGAAAGATCTGAGCACTCGGTTGAAAACATCCCAGCTAGCTGAAAAGTTGGTCTGAAGTAAACACCCATTGCAAACTTCCACGGTTGTGGAAGTATCTCTGGCAAAGAATGATGAAAGTGGTAATTTTACTTTGCATCATGACTTCATTTGAAAGAGTAAGGCAGGGAGAGCGAGTGTTAGCCAGTGGTTAAGCAGTGTAAGTTAAGTTTATAGGCTGGCACCTGGTACGGCTCTGTGGAGGTAcaaggggctgtgcagcccGGGCGCGCTCCGAGGGCGGCGGGAGGCCGGTCCTGCCCCGTGAGGAGGCGCGGCGGAGCCCAGGACCCCCGCCCATCCCGATGAACCCGGAGGCGGAGGCCGGGTCCCGGCACTGGGCGGAGCCCCGGGCATCTCTGGTTCCGCGGCCGAGAATCGAAACCGAAAGCTGCGGGCGGGAGAAGAGTCGTCGGGCAGCCATGGAGGGGCAGCGGCCGTGCTCCTTCCCGCTGGTGGTGCGAGGGGACTGGGGCCCCGCCGAGCCGCCGCCCTCGCTCAGGAAGAAGCTGCTCTGCTACTTCCAGAGCCAGAAGCGCTCGGGCGGCGGCGAGTGCGAGCTGCGGACCGGGATCGACAGCGGGACCGGGCACATCCTCGTCTGCTTCGCCCGCCCCGAGGGtgagcggccgggccgggccggtgAGGGGTGGGGGGGTGATGACGATGCCCGCGGCCAGacgggcggggggcggccgcATCCCCCTGACCGGTGCCTGCTCTGTTGGCAGTGAGGGAGCGGGTGCTGAGCCGGCCGGCCCACGAGCTCGTGTGGGGGTCCGGAGAGCGGCTGTCGCTGCAGGTCACCGCGCTGCCCGCGGACGGCGGCCCCGCGCAGGTGAGGCGGGCGCGGGTGAGGCGGGCGCGATCCGGGCGGGCGGGGTGGCCGCGGCTGACCGCTCTCCTCTCGTTCCCTTGCAGGTGACGGCGCTGGCCGGCGGGACCCAGGCGCCAGGTAGGGGCTGCGGCCCGAGCGACGGGGGCTCCGGGGCTGGCGAGGCACTGGCCCGGGGAGCCCTGCGGGGGAGCAGGCATGGGGAAACAGCGGAGCCGCTGCTTGGTCGGGCCGGGCGAACAGCGCGTAGCGCTTTGATTCTTCTCGCCAGCGCTCCCCTTCACTTCCCGAATCCCAAACACGGTGGAATTCCTAAGGTGCCGTCCCCGAACCACATCCCAGGCACCGGACAGACCGACCACGCTATCACGGCTAATACACATACACTGCACAATCAATATACGCACAGCTACTCAGTACACATCTGACTAATACACACACATAGGACTAATCAATACACACACGGCCAATACATAGCTAATCAATGTGTGACTATCAGTACACACAGAAGTGATCCATATACACAGGGCTAATACACACGCAGCTCGCTGAGCTCTGCTTTCAAAGTGCCTGCTTGTGCATAGTGGGGTGATTGTGCAGGTGAGGGCTGAGGGCAAAGGCTGCAAAGCAGTTTGGTCAATCTTACCATTGTCCTTCATCTTCTAATGTAGctgcatttcctcttgttctaaACTAGGAAGTTGAGCAGTCAAGCTGGGTTAAACACATCCTAACAGAGGCTCTTCCAGAGGTCTCAGTTTTCAAAGGCTCTTCCCTCCCAAGGGCTGATATCCTCAGCACTTCTTATGTTCAGTGCAGCTTTTCCTGTTGTGCATGGCAGGACGTGCTCACGGTGGTTCGTGCAGCATGACTGCACGCTTACATTATGCCCGAGGCTTTTTGAGCTCAGAGTCTTTCTGTAACCAATTCAACATTTGGTTTAAAAAGAGGAATCTGTGGAAGTCTGTGATTCCGACAGTATCAAATGAAACTTAATTCAAGCTGTGCTAGCTCCTGGGTGTACATTAAtgtgtctgttttcttcttgaagTACCCAGCAACTGAGAAACTGTTGCCATTTATCTCTAGTTAATGAATCCCAGGTGTCTCTTCCCATCTCCCAGAATAAGGAAACTCCTGAGTGTACTCAGCAGGAGAAGAGAGGTAAGTGTGTCACTTATCTGGTGGTGACCACTGTATTCTTGTTCCTTTGGTTTTCTGGacctttctgctgcagcagtgccctaGTTACCCTCGTGGCTTGTGTTGTTTGTCTAATGTAGTGTAGGAATTGTGATCCCAGgctaaaaggaagaaattatttttttcctttctgtgagtCCCTTTAGAGCCCCCACTTCACTGTCTGCCTCTGACAGGTCACTTCctttggggacagcagtgaaAGCTGGCCTTTGTTCTGGCTAAGGCTGTCCCCACCCAgaccttcccagctgctgccagccttgcTGGGGCAGCCCTGTGTCAGAGCATCGGGAACTGTGTCCCCAGGTACACCTGAGCAGCCGTGGCAGCCAGCAAGTATAAAACCCAGGTGACCCACAGCTATGTCTGAACTGTGAATTGGGAGCACTGGTTCCCCTCATTGTGTGTTTGTGAAGAAGCTTTTGTATCTTTTACTTCTGCTGTCCTTGCCTGGTGTTAAACTGAAGTGTTTCCTTCCTATGTGTTGATGCAGCAATTCCCGCGAGTGATCTGCTTAACTTCTTTGGGATTCTTACCCTGTTCTTTTCCCTGACCCTGAGTGTGATCTGAACAAAAAGTGGCATGAAAGCTTGGAAGGTGGGaagcttgtttttttccttaacttttGCCTGAGCCATTAGGGTGTgatcttttatttcagaatcCTGTGAGAAATTGGAAGCAGAGAAAGCAACCTCTAGGAATTCTGCTGTAGTAGTAACCACTGCCTTTGGGGAGAAAATAGAAGATGAGATTTTGGAAATGTACTTTGAAAGTAAAAGGAGGTCTGGTGGGGGGCCCATTGAGTCCTATGTCAAAAAGGATGACCAAGTCATAATCACCTTTCAGAATGAACAAGGTATGTTATGGTTGTTACACTGCTTAAGCTCCCTTATAAAAGTAGGCCTTTGCTGGTGCAAGATCTCTCTGTGGGCATTGCTCCAAGCAAAAATGGTATATTATTGCTGTTGTTGAACATGCTACTTTGCTGTGacatctctgtttttctgtgggaCTAGATGCCCAAGGAGTTTTGCAAAGAAAGCATCACTTGAGTAAAATTGATCTGGTTGTGAAGCCGTGGCAAGTGGCGACTTCCCAGGAGTCGTGCCAAGTGGAGAACTCTGAAGGATCCCTGCTTCCCACCGCAGTTGTGCTGGAAAATGTGAAGGACACAACCAAAGATTGCATGTTAATTTTGCTGGTAGAGAATGTCAGTGGCTTGTCAGAGGAGGATGGTGACTTCAGTGTGGAAATGATCCCTGAGTTATGTGCTGCTGTAGTTACTTTTACTGGAAATACTGGTAAGAAGGAGTCAGAGTTGAAGCTCTTTTTATTAGCTACATGTCTGTATGCGTGTGTGTGAGTGAGATTAAGCTGGAAGTAttatctttcatatttttacGGTTTGATATGATATTGTGTCCTTTTAAAGGAGGATTTACTTTACTAAAATTAATGCCATAACCTTTATATGTGAGGTAGAGAGGCCAGTGCAAGTCAGAAAGAGAGCTAGCTCTGGTTTTAAAAGTAAACACAACAGGTAGGACTAAAACCAAACTATAACTTAAAACAAGCAATGAAAGATGTACTTGGTCTGAGAACAGATCAATGGTAAAAGCTGTCCTTGCCAAAAGCTACAGAGAAGGTGTAGGTTTTTCTGCCTTAGAAATGATTTGTCTCTCAAGTCATGCTCCAGTCCTAAATTTTTGGTGTAGCCTTTAGGAAATAAGTGGATCTTTAAGAAACTTAGTTATTTTTCCTTGACAGACAGAAAAGTGATTTGACTGTCTTTTATTGTGAGGATAACAGGGGGGAAATAGCCAAAATGAGAAAGTATTTATCATAAAACGGACGGAATTTGAACTGTTAACTTATGTCTCATTAGTTGTGTGCATAGCCCAGAAATGAACCTGATGTTGTTTAACTGCTGAGGCTAAAGAACCCAGTGACAGTCAGTGGGAAAAATAGTGGCAAATTCTGGCTGTGGTCATTGTAGTCAACAATTGTGATGAGGAGAATACTGAGTGACAGATACTAAATATGTGGAAAGAGGTAGCTTTATGGGCAGCTCTGGACTGATTTTGTAATTCAGTGCTTTGATCAGTGTACACAGTGATAGTCTGCTAACATCATGATAGAAAAACAAGCTCTGAGtttgatcttttcttttttcttctcctttctctttctagATGCAGAGGAATTTGCTAAAAAGCTCAATCAGAACCAGAGagcaagggaacaaaacattaCTGCACGGTGCCTTGAGCCAACAAAAAGTGTTAGGGCTGAAAATATACCACCCAACACCTCCAGTCACTATATAACCATCTACTTTGAAAATGAGAAGTACGGCGGTGCACAGACGGTGGATGTTCAACTGCTGCCTGATGAAGATGCAGCTGTCATTACATTTGGTGACCAAAAAGGtaatgcagaaatgcagagccCTTATTGCATTGAGAACCTCCCATTTAAAGAccaaaaatgtggattttttagAGAAATACCTCCTTTGCCCTTGTAAAACAGCAGACGTGGTGCTTTGCCCACAGGTCTCATGCTAACTGGAGTGCAAGCTTCAGCTTTGGACCAGCTGGGCATAAGGCAtagaattttttcattttctagatAGTTTATTTCACCCAGACCTTGATTCTTACAGAGTTCAGGTTGCAGTTTGAGTTCTATGGAGAGTGCACAGCCCCCTGGGCATAGGGGGTTTCCCCCCCTCCTGCTATCATGGCCACCAGCTGCCAATGGCAACATGCCCAGTCTGGCTCATCTCAGGACAATTTCTTGGGCAGGTTTTTGGCTGGAGAGCAGGTGCTGTGGGTTGTCCAGTAAATGGCAGAAAGCTGGGTGACTGTGAAAAGCGTAGGAGAAGGGAGAAGCTGGAGCATTACAGTGAAGGCGAGAATTGAAGAGTTGAAGGAAAGACATGGTATTTTGGGAAAACAGAGGAGCTGTGATTTGAACTGCTGAGTAATAGCCCAGACAGCTGTGGAGCTGGGCACTTCAAGTACAGCATATAAGAGAAGTGGGGGCAGAGATTATGCACACCTCCTCCCAGAGGTAGATGCTGTTGTGCTTGACCGTCTCTCTTCAACTTCGTTTCTggcatttaaaaagaataattcttttaaaatctggaaTTATTTATATTTGGGAAGTGGAG belongs to Serinus canaria isolate serCan28SL12 chromosome 7, serCan2020, whole genome shotgun sequence and includes:
- the DTX3L gene encoding E3 ubiquitin-protein ligase DTX3L — its product is MAAAPLLVRVSPAPAASEKAIFKLQTYFQSGKRSGGGECNVRPGPEVGTYWVDFFKEQDRKRVEARSKHTLELGARCWEIVILPGEGHPGKSRVTAHASACHNKVAASPSLPQQEQQDNGGYGATAKEDLTKKIFLTVSATLNTSMFTEDQREKITIMCPNLKREGNPGMDGFEKLTGDFTDIEKAYHYFEDILAGKDPNHDFSHSECKNGLKDENGLNTEEMVEITVVTALYEYFIHTRKEEIKELHKKFGAHIRIKGHDEDNTFIYLSSDKSPALLQAANDSFIRTFQEATKDLTEEKVPITKSDTLKETIVKLNERFRNLLAKEEGNQLLLRGPGSEILAAQKFLVGEGENSQAEKNMKISSEWYKYRCGIEVNASEFKLLETILSKEIENINGKFDTLVKIIEKSYGQKVIIFRPKSKNSDMSSHATESFISAFHSASAMLREKVISVKLSEDQKKTLNVLLNAKKFEDLNVKLKKNEDKVIIRGLPDHLYVAEKYMKSLLNIEGTLIRNRAPLSSDLSSQEPTGSSKKSSVKQKNNLSSEGQTQAKTEEKEDDECPICKDTIENKEILEKCKHAFCKICIDRAMAFKQACPVCNTVCGVLTGNQPEGTMSTRTINLSLPGYPNCGTIEIVYNMNGGIQTSSHPNPGQPYGPAHRVAYLPNNEEGREILQLLKRAFHQKLIFTVGQSRTTGAQNVITWNDIHHKTAMEGGPSQFGYPDSTYLQRVRSELKAKGIE